A stretch of the Capsicum annuum cultivar UCD-10X-F1 chromosome 10, UCD10Xv1.1, whole genome shotgun sequence genome encodes the following:
- the LOC107844786 gene encoding desiccation-related protein PCC13-62, whose amino-acid sequence MDDAFGHPLKPTFDAYANDINYLLASYVIPYVGLTVYVGANPKLQTSTAKRLVAGLLGVESGQDAVLRALLYERGKEKVEPYGIMVKEFTNRISKLRKKMGRHGIKDEGLNVKPKVGAEGRIRGNVLAGDKYLTAFDKTPKEILRIVYGSGKENKPGGFYPKGAEERIAKSYLRHGD is encoded by the exons ATGGATGATGCATTTGGACATCCATTAAAACCAACTTTTGATGCTTATGCTAATGACATCAACTATCTTCTTGCCTCCTATGTAATACCTTATGTTGGACTCACCGTATATGTTGGCGCTAATCCTAAACTCCAAACATCTACTGCCAAAAGA CTAGTTGCAGGATTACTTGGAGTCGAATCAGGTCAAGACGCTGTTCTAAGAGCATTACTTTATGAGCGAGGAAAAGAGAAGGTAGAACCCTACGGGATTATGGTAAAAGAGTTCACAAATCGAATATCAAAGCTGAGGAAGAAAATGGGACGCCATGGAATTAAAGATGAAGGACTTAATGTGAAACCGAAAGTAGGTGCTGAAGGGAGGATAAGGGGAAATGTACTTGCAG GGGACAAGTACTTGACGGCCTTCGACAAAACGCCGAAGGAAATATTAAGAATAGTGTATGGAAGTGGAAAAGAGAATAAACCTGGTGGATTTTATCCAAAGGGAGCGGAAGAGCGGATAGCAAAATCATATCTTAGGCATGGGGACTAg